GATGGCCAGTCCCTGCCAGGCGCCTCCCGGAACGGGGCCAGAGTAATCCACCCACTCGGCCCGCCGGCCAAAGGTCATCCATTCCTTGGTTGCCCCCCGGCTGTTGGTGATGACCCCGCCGTTCTGCCCGCTAAGGGGCTCGGCGACTCGGACTAGAGGTAGGGCGGACTCGTTAGTGGAGCGCAGCGTCACGGGACCGGCCACGGCACGCAGCTCCAGCCGAAGGTCCATCCAGATGTCCCCATTCTCGTACTGCCCGACCCGAACGTCCCAGCGATCGATCAGGGGGCTGAATCCATCTCCCGCCACCCACCGGTGCAAGGCCGTGAACCCGACAACGTCTCCGGATGCCACCACGTTCTCATAGCCTTCGTGTAGGATCTCCCCCTCGTCGCCTCGCTCCAGGTAGAAGTCATCCACCCGTCCGCCGGACTCGACCAGGTGATGTCCCACCCAGAGCCCATGGTGGTGGACGTGATCGGAGGGCCGGTTCGCCGTCAGCGGAGGTCCCCCGGGCAGCGAAATGGGATGGATGTATGGGCGGCGCTTGGCTCCGTCGCCAGGCACGTATTCGGCTACCCGCCCGTCTGCAGTGTGAATGACGGCGGCGGTTTCCGTGATCTGCAGTGACAGCACTCTGAGCCCTCCTTGTATGTTTCTCTATGGACAGATCCCCCGCGACCGGTAGAGGGAGCGGATGGCTCCCGCGATCCGTCTCCCTGCCGCCCCGGCGCGCGGCGCTCTGTCCACAATCACGGTGCCGATCCTCCTGGCTTACGAACGCCTCCCTTGCGGTCCTCTCCCTGACCAGCCTCTCCCTCATGGGGTCGTGCTCGGATGACGTCCATGAGCCCCTGCAGCCTCCGGGCGATCTCCTCGAGCACGAGACGGTCGGAGTCCGGCCGCTTCAGGGCACCAGGGTGTGGTGCGTCGCTGGTGATCCGGCCGAGTAGGTGCAGGAACTGAGCCGCCGAGTGCTTGTACGCCGGTACCGGCGGCCGGAACGCGAACTGCCCGAGATACTGCAGAGCATCGTTCAGCTCGAAGAAGCGGACATCCCCCGCCTCCCAGAGGTCGTCACGCAGGGCGAAGGCCTCGGGCACAAAGGCCGCAAGCCCGAGCAGGTAATCGCTCCCGTAGATCACCATGTCGATGGCGAGGTCGTTTCCAGTGTAGATGCGAAACTCTTTCCGAACCCGGTTTCGGACATCCAGCCGTTGCCACTCGAGCCGCCTGCTGAGTGACGAGTGCTTCATGCCCACGAATTCGGGTAGCTCCACGATGCCCCGATACAGTTCCTCGGAGAAGAGGAAGCCCGCAGGCGTGAACATCGGGCTCAGTTCGAAGGCGAGCAGCGGCCCCCCTCCGGCGGCGACCCGCCGGTACACATCCAGTTGCTCGCCTGGCGCCATGGCCCTGAGCCGGGCGCACGGGAACAGGATGGGTAGACCGCCCAGCTCCCTGATCCGGTCGGCGTCTCGGCGATAGGCACCCGCCAGGTCACCCGGGTCGTCTCCCACGTACACCCCTGCGATGAACGGCCGCCCGGCCAGGGTCCGCGCGGCCTCCTGCAGCACCTGGCCTCGTTCGGCGGGGCTGAGCAGGTCGACATAGCCCGTGTCCATGTTGACCGCCGGGATGAGCCCCTGAGCGGCGATGTGGGCAACGAGGCGTGAGAAGCCGTCGAGGTCAGGTACCCCGTCCGGACGATAGGGGAGTAGCACGGCGGCCGCCCCTTCGACTCGCCGGCGGGCTACAATCATCCGTGCAACTGCCTCGTACGAAAGCGCTTCTACCACTGCCCCGCCTCCCCTGAACGCCTTCCCGGTGGTGGTTATCTCGTCATCGGTTGGCCGCACCCAGCTGCCCTCGGCGTTCGGCCTCCCAATGGGAAACGATCCCGGGCGGTGCGTAGGTGAAGACCATGATCATTTCCGTCTCACCCGTGTTACGGAGTTCGTGCTCTACGCCGGGCGGGATGTAGACGGCGGTGACACCCTCCACCGTCCTCGTCTCGTGCCCCACCCGGATCGTTCCGTTGCCCGACAGGATGAGGTAGACCTCCTCCTGCGGATGCTCGTGGGCTGGCACACCCCCGCCCGGTCGGATGGAAACATACCCCTCCACAAAGTGCTGAGCCTGGAGGGGGCCTCCCGCACCGACCAGCACCCGGGTCCTGCGCCCGGCCGGGAACTCTTCACCGACCACGTCTGAGAGCCGGATGACGTCCATGGCGCACCTTCCGTTTACGTCGGGTCCAACCATGAGGCCAAGCCACCGCGTTTAGACAACCGCCGCGGCCGCGTACGCTCTTTCGATCCACTCCTGCGTGGTGACCGCATCGTGCCAGTCAGGCCGGAAGGGGGTGCCGGCCAGAATCCCCTTCAGGAACCCCTCAAGCTGCACCTCGAAGGGATCGAGGCGCGGCAACTCGATTGTTTCCCAGCCGTCCTGCCAGGACTGCTGCACCTCGGTCGGGTCGAACCGGAACAATGGCGTCCGTTCAGCCCTCTGCAGCCGCAGGGTGTGGAAGCTGAACACCACGCTGCCCTTCTCCCCATCGATCTCCACGAGAGGGATCTCCTCGTGGCGGCGCCTCACCCAGCTCGCGAAGATGTCGGCGATAGCGCCATTCTCCAGCCTCAGCAGGACGCCGGCAGCGTCTTCGACGTCCACCTGGAAGGGCCGCCCGTCGGTGCCGATGCGCGACGGGAAGTAGGTGCCGGTGAAGCACGCCACGCTCTGAATGGGAGCGACGAGGTACGAGATGAGGTCGAAAAAGTGGGCCATCATGTCGTGCACGATCCCGCCGCCCGCCTGCTCCTTGGAGAAGAACCAGGCTGGCCGGTTGGACAGCTCACGCGGCACGAAGTAGCCGAAGACCACGCGCACGTGGAAAATGCGGCCGAGAGCCCCGGCCTCGATGAGCTCCTTCGCCCGGGCGGGGCCCGCCTGGAAGCGCATGTTCTGCACGATGCCGTGGTGGACACCGGCCCGCTCCGCCCGGCTGAGGAGGTCCCGGGCCTGGTCGAGCCGGATGGTAAGAGGCTTTTCGGTGAAGACATGGAGGCCCCGGTCAATGGCGCGGCGGAGGACGTCGTAGTGCAGGTCGTTGATCAGGCAGTTGTCGACGACGTCGATGCCCTCAGCCTGCCACAGCGCGTCGAGCTCGGAGAAGGTCCTCTCGACTCCTGTTTCCCGGGCGAGCGCCTCAAGCTTGGTTGGGTTGCGCCCGTAGAGGACGACCTCGAGGGTCACCCTTCTCCCGTTGGCCTCCAGGCCGCGGCGCGCGATTTGCTGCAGCGCCCTCGTGTGTACGGCCCCCATCCGTCCCGTGCCCAGAACGGCCACCGTCAGCCGGTCGGTCATTGCCACTCCCCCTGCGTCGGGATACGAAACGTTTCGTATCACATGCTACCGGGGTTCGACGGGCATCGACGACTTCCTGCCGCCCTCAGAGGGAAAACTCAGCCGGGCAAGAACCGGTCTGTCGTCGGAAGGGAGGACCCGATGGGCAACGCTGGCGAGAGGCCACGGCGCATCACCATTAAGGACGTGGCACGCTCCGCTGGCGTCTCCGTCACGACGGCATCCGTGGCGCTCAGGCGAACCGCCCCGGTGAAGGAGTCGACGCGGCAGCGGGTGCTGGAGGCGGCGCGACGCCTGCACTACTATCCCAATCGCCTGGCGCAGACCCTGGTCCTCCAGCGGTCCACGCTGGTCGGCGTGCTCGTGCCGGACATCGCCGATCCGTACTTCCACGAAATCGTGAAGGGCGTCGAGGCGGCGCTGTCCCGTCACGGATACAGCGTCCTGCTGTGCGACACCGATCGCCTTCCCGAGCGTCAGGCGGCGTATCTGGTGAGTCTCCGGGAGCACCAGGTTTCCGCCATCATCGTGGCGGGGGCTGAAGAGCAAGACGAGGCCATGCTGCGCCAGCTCCAGGACGAGGGCGTACGAATCGTCCTGGTGGGGCGGACGATCTCGGGCATTCCCCACGTGAGGATCCGCAACGACCAGGCCGCCGCGCTGGCCGCCGAGCACCTGCTGGGGCTGGGCCACCGGCGCATTGCTTTCATCCGGGGGCCGGAGGGCAACGAGGCCGCTGTCATGCGGCTGGAGGGGTTCCGGGAGACGCTGCAGCGGGCCGGCACCTGGGACGAGCGGCTCGTTTTCTCGGGCGCTTTCGACGTGCTGAGCGGCTCGGCCGCCATGGGCCACGTCCTCGCTCTACGAGCCCGGCTGCGGCCCGCCGAGCGTCCGACCGCGGTGCTGGCCGCCAATGACCAGATGGCCGTCGGCGCCCTGCAGACCGCCCTGCGGGCCGGGGTGCGCATCCCGGACGACATGGCCATCATGGGGATCGGCGGGATCCCGTTGACGGCTCAGGTGTACCCTACCCTGTCCACCGTCGCGCTGCCGCTGCGCGGCCTCGGTGAGGTGGTGGGGGAACAGGTGTGCAGGACCGGCGAGGCCGTCCTGGCCACCGATCTCCTCGCCGAGGCCTGCGTCCCGACATCTGCATGTGTCCCGGGCCTCATCCCCGCGCTGCCCATCGAGCTGGTGCCCCGGGACTCCACCCTCAGCAGCGGTTGTTAGCGGCATATCTGCCCCCTGTACAATCGCACACCGACTACAAGACGCACGCGGTCCCCATCATGTTCTATTTCTGAAAGCCTGCTTACCAGGGGAGCGGTCCGGAAATGGCGCCAGCCGGCGGCCGCCGCGGGGGTTGGGGGTGCACCGTATCAGCCGATGGTGGTATTACTACGCTCGGCGCTGAGACATGCTCCGGGATCGGGCAAGCATAGGGCCCGCGATGCAGTCGCGGCCGCCGGCATCGACCGCTGGAGCCTCCTCGAACCCCCTCGACCCGGGGTCGAAGAGCAGGTAT
This region of Bacillota bacterium genomic DNA includes:
- a CDS encoding dihydrodipicolinate synthase family protein gives rise to the protein MRPTDDEITTTGKAFRGGGAVVEALSYEAVARMIVARRRVEGAAAVLLPYRPDGVPDLDGFSRLVAHIAAQGLIPAVNMDTGYVDLLSPAERGQVLQEAARTLAGRPFIAGVYVGDDPGDLAGAYRRDADRIRELGGLPILFPCARLRAMAPGEQLDVYRRVAAGGGPLLAFELSPMFTPAGFLFSEELYRGIVELPEFVGMKHSSLSRRLEWQRLDVRNRVRKEFRIYTGNDLAIDMVIYGSDYLLGLAAFVPEAFALRDDLWEAGDVRFFELNDALQYLGQFAFRPPVPAYKHSAAQFLHLLGRITSDAPHPGALKRPDSDRLVLEEIARRLQGLMDVIRARPHEGEAGQGEDRKGGVRKPGGSAP
- a CDS encoding dimethylsulfonioproprionate lyase family protein; this encodes MDVIRLSDVVGEEFPAGRRTRVLVGAGGPLQAQHFVEGYVSIRPGGGVPAHEHPQEEVYLILSGNGTIRVGHETRTVEGVTAVYIPPGVEHELRNTGETEMIMVFTYAPPGIVSHWEAERRGQLGAANR
- a CDS encoding LacI family DNA-binding transcriptional regulator, which gives rise to MGNAGERPRRITIKDVARSAGVSVTTASVALRRTAPVKESTRQRVLEAARRLHYYPNRLAQTLVLQRSTLVGVLVPDIADPYFHEIVKGVEAALSRHGYSVLLCDTDRLPERQAAYLVSLREHQVSAIIVAGAEEQDEAMLRQLQDEGVRIVLVGRTISGIPHVRIRNDQAAALAAEHLLGLGHRRIAFIRGPEGNEAAVMRLEGFRETLQRAGTWDERLVFSGAFDVLSGSAAMGHVLALRARLRPAERPTAVLAANDQMAVGALQTALRAGVRIPDDMAIMGIGGIPLTAQVYPTLSTVALPLRGLGEVVGEQVCRTGEAVLATDLLAEACVPTSACVPGLIPALPIELVPRDSTLSSGC
- a CDS encoding Gfo/Idh/MocA family oxidoreductase, which gives rise to MTDRLTVAVLGTGRMGAVHTRALQQIARRGLEANGRRVTLEVVLYGRNPTKLEALARETGVERTFSELDALWQAEGIDVVDNCLINDLHYDVLRRAIDRGLHVFTEKPLTIRLDQARDLLSRAERAGVHHGIVQNMRFQAGPARAKELIEAGALGRIFHVRVVFGYFVPRELSNRPAWFFSKEQAGGGIVHDMMAHFFDLISYLVAPIQSVACFTGTYFPSRIGTDGRPFQVDVEDAAGVLLRLENGAIADIFASWVRRRHEEIPLVEIDGEKGSVVFSFHTLRLQRAERTPLFRFDPTEVQQSWQDGWETIELPRLDPFEVQLEGFLKGILAGTPFRPDWHDAVTTQEWIERAYAAAAVV
- a CDS encoding PmoA family protein, translated to MLSLQITETAAVIHTADGRVAEYVPGDGAKRRPYIHPISLPGGPPLTANRPSDHVHHHGLWVGHHLVESGGRVDDFYLERGDEGEILHEGYENVVASGDVVGFTALHRWVAGDGFSPLIDRWDVRVGQYENGDIWMDLRLELRAVAGPVTLRSTNESALPLVRVAEPLSGQNGGVITNSRGATKEWMTFGRRAEWVDYSGPVPGGAWQGLAILDHPRNPAFPSPWFTRDYGPFGPSPNCFDGDLYVMPWRPLLLRYRVIVHRGSVAEARVAERWQDFVVVQV